The following nucleotide sequence is from Myxosarcina sp. GI1.
GGCATACGAACCCAAAAAAGCAATGGTAATTAAAGCCGAAACAATCGCAATCCAGCGATAGCCCTGCTGTTTCTGTGCCAGAAAAGCAGGAACGGTTTCTGAATTAGAAGTTTCAGAAACTAGGCGCAATCGTTTAAAAACCAGTAGCCAAGAGAAATAATCGCCAATTGCCCAACCTATCGCCAACCAAATCGCCGATAAACCCTGAGTATAGGCATATCCTACCTGTCCCGTAAACAAAAAGGCACTTTGACCAGTCGACAGTGCTGATAGTGCCACCAGCCAGGGATTGACCTTTCTGCCAGCTAGTAAATAGTCAGCAGTTGTATCTTGCTTTTGAGTTACCGAGTAGATACCCACTACGGTAAACAACAGCAAAAAAGCGATAAAAGTAAGAGCGATCGACATTGTTAGAAAGGAAGAAGGAAGAGGGAAGAGGGAAGAGGGAAGAGGGAAGAAGATGTTGTAGCTTAATTTAACAACTATTTTCTTCTTTCTTATTTTCTTGTCTCACAACGAGTTAATGGTTTACTGTTTGCTAAATTCCATACCCGAAAGACTATTATCGGTTTTGATTACTTTTTCTAATTTAAAACCGCTTTGCTCGAACAACTCTTGAAATTGCTTTTTGGTACGCCAGCCACCGCCAGGAGTAGCGACGTTAATTTGTACGGCAAAAATCCCAGGCATAATGCCATCGGCTTCCACTTTAGGTTCGTCGATATCGGGAACAAAAGACTGTAATAAAATTACTCTACCGTGTGCTGGTAGGGCGCGTTTGCAGTTTTCCAAAATTTTTAAAGCGTCTTCATCGTTCCAAGCCGAGATAAAGTGCTTCATGACAATCGCATCCGCACCTTGAGGTATTTCCTCAAACACATCTCCTACTTTAATTTCAATGGCATCGGGATCTAGTCCCTGCTTGGCAATATAAGCTTTAGCGGTTTCTGCTACATAAGGCACGTCGAATAAAATTCCCTTGCAGCCATAACGCTTGACAATGTGAGAAATTAATCCACCCTGTCCGCCACCGACATCCATAACCGTATCGTATTGGCTAAAGTCATAGGCATCGAGCAAACCGCCGACTTGCGAATTAGTTAAAAAGCTCATCGCCTTAATAAAGGTGTCGCCACTCCATTCATTATCGCGACAATAGTCGTAAACTCCTTTGCCGTTGGCGAGTTCAAAAGGAACTACCCCTTGCTTTAAACCTTCTGGCAAACTTCGCCAGGCATCCCACTGGGCGGGTTCGATGAGGTGCATTGCCAAATGTCCTGCCGAAGGTTCTTTATTAGTTACCAATAAGGACGATACTTCCGTAGGTGCGAAAACTCTTTCTGGCTTTTCTTCTAGAACGTCGACATGAGCTAAGGCGCGGAGAATAAAGTAAAGTCTTTCTGCATTAGTATCGGTTTTGCTAGCCAGACTTTCTACGCTTTGTTCTCCTTCATTGTCAAGGATATTGAAGATACCCAAGCGAGTAGCGACATAAAGACATTTGCTTTTAACAAAAGTTAACATTAAATCGAAAACTTTTTGTTTGGCTGCGGTTTTGGAGTTAGATACAGTCGATACCATTATTTATTTTTGTTAGTAGTTAGTAGTTAATAGTTAGTAGTCAAGCAACAGTTCAACCATCGACTTAAAAATTATTTCGTTTTAACCTTGTTTGACAAAATTTAGTCTCCGCCTAGTTCGACTAATTTACCGATGTTAAAGTCAATTTTGACCCAACCTTTGAGGCGGCGGAGGTTATCTAAAAGTAACAGGGGAATCTGCCAGTTATGAAGCATTAAGAAAGGCAACGGATCGTCTAGATCTAAAATTGCGTCCGTACCCGTCGTCACTTTATGCCACCAGGCTTTTAGTTCGGACAAAGAGCTTATTCCAGTCAGTCGCCACAACTCATGATATGTCCAGTAGGTTGGTTTGCTGTCAGGTAAGGGAGTAATCGGTTCTTCTCCAGGTTCGCCATCAGTCAAATAAGCTTTAGCTACTCCAGGATGGTCGTGAAACATGGTAATAGCCGAATGCAGACGGGGATTGCACTCAATGGGATAAACCTTGCCATCTGCTGCTTGAATTACGTCAAAACAAACCTGTCCTGTTAAGTTGAGTTCGCTGACAAACTTTTCTACCCACTGATAGATAGCGGGGTTATCTACTTGTTGGTAATTGATTTGAAAGGGAGAAGATTCGGAACAGCAGTGCAGTCTAATTTTGCCATTGCGTACGGTAGCGTGAAAGCAATATTCTTTACCGCGAATAAACTCTTGCATTACCCAAGGTTTATCTTCACTAATAGGTAAGTTTCTAACAAAACCTTCCATTCCCTCAAAGGGCAATCTAGTTAGATCGAGGCGCAGCACCGAATCGTAAGGAATACTTTTAAGAATATATCTGCTACCATCGCTGTCAAAATCAAAATCGAGAATCTGTTGCGGATCGCTAATGCGAAATACTTTAGGTGCGGACAAACCAAGTTCGCGAGCTTTAGAACAAAAGGCATATTTGTCATCCAAAATCTCGGTTAATTCTGGATCGAGATGAATGGCTTGGCAATATGGTTCTAAAGTTTTTTTGGCTAAAGAATCGTAATAACTAGCGATGGGGCTGGAAACGGGAATAAACAGATCGATATTATTTTGTTTGACTATTTTTAGTAATGCCTGACAATAGCCTTCTGGGTCTTGTTCGGGCACTGGTACAGTATAAAAGCCTTTAACCGCACGTGAAAAGCGATGTCCCGACAGCCAATATTTATGGGTTTCGACTAAAAATACTGCGTGTCCGTCGCGATGAAAAAAGCGGGCTAGCTGTAAGGCTTTAGTCATCTTGGCACCAGTAATCAAAATTCTTTTCTTCTCGTTAGTGCCAATGTTTCTGCGGCGAAACGGAGTGGTAAAGATACTCCAAATTAAAGATAAAAAAACTACTGCTAGATTAAAGGGAAGTAAGAGTAATAATAAGAA
It contains:
- a CDS encoding ATP-grasp domain-containing protein, producing the protein MAQILFVSGQGTASAIVKNLGTLFLLLLLLPFNLAVVFLSLIWSIFTTPFRRRNIGTNEKKRILITGAKMTKALQLARFFHRDGHAVFLVETHKYWLSGHRFSRAVKGFYTVPVPEQDPEGYCQALLKIVKQNNIDLFIPVSSPIASYYDSLAKKTLEPYCQAIHLDPELTEILDDKYAFCSKARELGLSAPKVFRISDPQQILDFDFDSDGSRYILKSIPYDSVLRLDLTRLPFEGMEGFVRNLPISEDKPWVMQEFIRGKEYCFHATVRNGKIRLHCCSESSPFQINYQQVDNPAIYQWVEKFVSELNLTGQVCFDVIQAADGKVYPIECNPRLHSAITMFHDHPGVAKAYLTDGEPGEEPITPLPDSKPTYWTYHELWRLTGISSLSELKAWWHKVTTGTDAILDLDDPLPFLMLHNWQIPLLLLDNLRRLKGWVKIDFNIGKLVELGGD
- a CDS encoding methyltransferase encodes the protein MVSTVSNSKTAAKQKVFDLMLTFVKSKCLYVATRLGIFNILDNEGEQSVESLASKTDTNAERLYFILRALAHVDVLEEKPERVFAPTEVSSLLVTNKEPSAGHLAMHLIEPAQWDAWRSLPEGLKQGVVPFELANGKGVYDYCRDNEWSGDTFIKAMSFLTNSQVGGLLDAYDFSQYDTVMDVGGGQGGLISHIVKRYGCKGILFDVPYVAETAKAYIAKQGLDPDAIEIKVGDVFEEIPQGADAIVMKHFISAWNDEDALKILENCKRALPAHGRVILLQSFVPDIDEPKVEADGIMPGIFAVQINVATPGGGWRTKKQFQELFEQSGFKLEKVIKTDNSLSGMEFSKQ